The Natronoarchaeum mannanilyticum nucleotide sequence GCGGGCGATTTCTGGCATGGACACCTAGAAATCACACCGCCTCCTTCTTCAGAGCTTATCTGAACACCGCCGTCGCTTACTCCTCGGTACTTTCGTCGCGCTGCTCGGGTTTCCATCCGAGTTCGATCTCGACGGATTCGTTTTTCCCGCGCAGTAGCGACGAGCGCTCCACCACGTCGATCTGGTAGTTGATCGAGTCGGGCGGCGACAGGTTGACGGTCTTGTTGCCGACCCGGACGTTCGTCTCGCTGGACTCGAACGCGTCCGCGAGTTCCCGCAGCTGGTCCGCGATCTGATCCCGCGTCACGGTGTCGGTGTACGACGTTCGATCGGCCATGGTCACAACGAGCGTCCGTGCGTCTGATTGTAATTCGCGGGCTAGGTTGCCAAACGCGAGGCTACCGTCACTCGTCCGCATCGACTGGAGGCCGTTGCAGAACCGAAGGCGGAACGAAAATGGCTGGTCGATCCCGGCGCAGGGTTCCGCCCCACATCAGCGGGTTGCGCGGACGTCCTCTCTCCTGACCGTCTCCGGTCGATCCCCGAATCCCCCGATTCGGACGGACGCGTCCGGCGTCCGGTCTGACAGAGCGCACTGTTCCCCTTTGTAATAGAGCGTCTACGTCTCGGTAAGGGGCCCTTTCTCGGCGGAGAGCGGTCCCCGCTCAATCTCGTGACAGTTCATTCCGCTCATACAATGTAGGTTGTTTTATAAGTATGGCCGAAGATGCTCCGACCGATGAGTCCCTCCGCAATCGAAACCCAAAACCTGACGCGGCAGTTCGACGACGTGCTCGCCGTGGACAGCCTCGATCTCACCGTCCGCTCGGGTGAGATCTACGGCTTCCTCGGTCCCAACGGGGCCGGGAAGTCGACGACGATCAACATGCTGCTCGATTACATTCGCCCGACCGACGGGTCGGCGACGGTGCTCGGCCTGGACGCCCAGACCGACATCAAGGAGATCCACCAGCGCGTCGGCGTCCTCCCGGACGACGTCGGGCTGTACGATCGCCTCACGGCGCGCAAGCACGTCGAGTTCGCGATCGACGTGAAAGAGACCGACGACGACCCCGACGCCCTCCTCGAACGGGTCGGCCTCGCCGACGCCGCGGATCGGAAGGCCGGCGGCTTCTCGAAGGGGATGGGTCAGCGGCTTCGCCTCGCGATGGCGCTGGTCGGCGATCCCGAGCTGCTGATCCTCGACGAGCCGACCTCCGGGCTCGACCCCAACGGCGCGCGCGAGCTCCGCGAGATCGTCCGCGAGGAGAACGAGCGCGGCACCACCGTGTTCTTCTCCAGTCACATCCTCGGTCAGGTCGAGGCGGTCTGCGACCGCGTCGGCATCATGAACAACGGCCGGATGGTCGTCGAGGACACGATCGAGGGCCTCCGCGACGAGGTCGGTTCGGACACCCAGCTGACTGTTCAGGTCGGCGGGGATCCCGACGGCGTTGCCGGGCAACTGCGCGAGCTCGACGCCGTCACCAGCGTCTCCGTCGAGGGCTCGACGATCAGGGTCGGTCTCTCGGAGCGCGGGAGCAAGACGGCGGTGCTCTCGACCATCGAGGACGCCGGCCTCACGGTCGACGACTTCTCGACTGAACAGGCGAGCCTCGACGATCTGTTCGCGAGCTACACGTCGAAGGGAGTCGACACCGGTCCCGAGACCGCGGAGGTGGACGCATGACCAAATCCAACGTCTGGCTCGACGTCGCGAAGAAGGACTTCGCGGACGCCGCGCGCTCGAAGATGCTGTGGGCGCTGTCGGCGCTGATGATACTGTTCGTCGGCATCGCGGTGTACGCGGCCCACGCGATCAACGAGGATCCCGCGATCCAGGACGCGCTGTTCTTCATGTCGACGCCGATGCTGCTGTTGATCCCGATTCTCGGGTTGATCGTCGGCTACATGTCGATCGTCGGGGAGCGAGAGAGCGGTAGCATCCGCGCCCTGCTCGCGCTTCCGATCGTCCGCTGGGAGGTCATCGTCGGAAAGTTCGTCGGCCGCGTCGGCGTCCTCTGGATTCCGATCGTCGCCGGATTCGCGATCGGCTCCGCCATTGCAACCGTCCTGTACGGCACGACGCCGGGCAGAGCGTACGCTGAGATGATGGTGTTCGCGCTCACGGTCGGCATCGTCTACGTCGCGATCGCGGTGAGCATCTCCGCGAGCACGAACTCCCGCGGCAAGGCGATGGCACTCGCTGTCGGCGCCTTCGCCCTGTTCGAGTACCTCTGGTCGGTGATCCCGATGGGCGTTTACTACGTTATCAACCGGGAGCTGCCGGCGTTCACTTCCGTGAGCGATTTCCCGAACTGGTTCCTCGTCCTGACGCGACTCGCTCCGTCGAACGCGATCGCGACGTTCCTCGCGAGCATCTTCGAGTTCGAGGGCGCGTTCGGGGGTACCGGCGTCAGCAACGACCAGCTCGCCGAGGTTCCGTTCTTCCTCCAAGAGTGGTTCAGCGGCATCGTCGTTCTGCTGTGGATCGCCGTCCCGCTGGCGATCGGCTACCTCCGGTTCCAGCGCGCGACGATCAGCTAGAGATCGTCCGGTAGCTCCCGGATCAATTTCTCGTTGCCGACGTACAGCGGCGTCCGCTTGTGGAGTCGATCGGCCGGCACGTCCAGAATCGACCGGTCGCCGTCTGACGCCGCGCCGCCCGCCGCGCGGGCGATGTAGGCGATCGGGTTCGCCTCGAACTGGAGGCGGAGCTTGCCTTCCTCGCGCGACTGGAGCGTCGGATAGGCGAACACGCCGCCGTAGCGCAGCACCTGGTTGACGTCGCCGACGAGCGCGCCGCCGTAGCGCAGCTTCAGCTCCTCGCGGGCGTCGTCGGCGTACCGCTGGAACGCCGGCGGCCACTCGTCGTCGCCGCCGCCGAACCCGAACACGGTCGGATCGTCGGGCAACTCGAAGCCCTCGCGGAGCGGCCTGCGTTCGCCGTCGACGATCTCGTACTCCGCGACCGTTTCGCCGCGGGCCTGGATCATCGTGATCGTCGGGCCGTAGACGACGTAGCCCGCGCCGATCATTTCCCGCCCCGCGGCGGGGAGTGCGGCGTCGTACACGCCGACGATCGTCCCCACGAGGTTGTTCGAGACGAGATTCGAGGAACCGTCCAGCGGGTCGACCGTGAGGCTCACGCCCGAGCCGCAGTCGATCGGGTCCTCGCGTTCCTCGCTGGCGTAGGCGCCGACGCCGTCGATCCCGCCGAGACGGTCGGCGAGCAACCGGTCGAACCACCGGTCGGCTTCGAGCTGCTGGTCGCCGCTGGGGTTCTCGCCGTCGGCCTCGCCGCGACGCCCGCAGATGGCGTCCCGGAGCTCCGGCGCGGCGTCGGCGACCGTCTCGAACACCTCGTCGACGATCCGGTCGTACCGGTCGGCGTCGGTCGGCGCGAGTTGCTCGCTCACGACTCCACCTCCGAGAGCGCGTCTTCGGCGCTTTGCTCCTCGAAGATCACCTTCTCGAGCGCGTCGAGGATGCGCTCGGGGTTCTCGCGCTGCCAGACGTTTCGACCGACCGCGAGTCCGGCGCCGCCGGCGTCGATCACGGCCTCGACGCTCTCGAGGAACTGGTAGTCGTCGACCTTCGAGCCGCCGCTCATCACGACCTTGGTGTCGCCCGCGGCGTCGACGGCCCACTCCATGCCCTCCTTGCTGCCGGGATACTTCACCTTCGCCACGTCGGCGCCGAGTTCGAGTCCGATCCGCGAGGCGTAGGCGATCACCTCGTCTTTGGTGTCGTTCTTCAGGCCCTGGCCGCGAGCGTACGACCACATCACCACCGGCAGGTCGTGGTCGCGCGCGGACTCCTGGGCATCGCGGAACTCCTCGAACATCTCCGGTTCGCGGTTCGACCCCGGGTAGACGGTGTAGCCGACCGCGTCCGCGCCGATCTCGGCGGCGTACTCGACCGACCAGTTCTGGGGCGAGTACGGCTCGCCCATCCAGAGGTTGCTCGTCCCGTTGAGCTTCGCCAGCAGGTTCACGTCGTCCTCGTAGGAGGGGTAGTACGTCTCGGCGACGCCTTTCTGGACTGCCATCGCCGTCACCGCGTCGTGGGTCGCGGCCTCGAACACGGTCTCCGGGTCGAGCGTCTCGGGCACCGCCTCGAAGTCCGTCGGCCCGTGCTCCAGTCCGTGGTCCATCGCCAGAATCAGTACCTTCCCGTCGCGCGCGAGCGCCTCGTCGGTCAGCGGGTACATCTATTTCGAAATCCAATCACGTAGTATATATACGTAACGGTCAGTGGCGAAAATCGAATGAAGGATTTAGAAGCTTTTAGACGAGTTTTGGGGCATTTTCAGAATCCAATGGCCCTCAAGTTCGCGTTACTACGAACGTAGTTAATCGCTACGGGACTACCCGTCGAGGTGGTTCGACGCGGCCTCGACCCACTCCGCGACCGTCTCGGTCGGGAGGCCGAGCACCTTGCCGACGTGCTCGGGATCGGCGGTCGCGAGCCGCCGCGCGCTCGTCACGCTGGCGTCGACCAGCGTCGCGGCGACGTCCTCGTCGAGTTCCGGAACCGCGGTGACGGGGTCGGCCCGCGCCTCGCGACGCCACGCTGTCTCGCGCGCCTCCGCGGAGCCACTTCCGTCTGTTTCCGCGGCGTCGCCGACCTCGCTCGGCGACCAGTCCCCCTCGGTCAGCGGATCGTCGGCCGCCGCGCTCGCCGATGCGCTTGCGTCGCCCGAGCCGTCGGCGTCGGCACTCGCGGGTTGCCAGTCGCCGGCGGTCAGGATCGGACGATCGTCCTCATCGTCGTCTCGATCTGCAGTTTCGTCCCGCGCCGCGGCGTCGTCGCGCTCCCAGTCGTCGTCCGTTCGGGCCGGTTCGTCGTCGCCGCTCGACGCCGCATCGTCCTCCCGCCAGTCGCTGCTCGCGGCGACCCACTCGCGCTCGTCGTCCTGCAGATGGCGGACGTTCTTCGAGCGCCGGTCGAGGTGGTGTTCCTCGCCGTCGAACGTCCAGGGCAGCGAGTGCCACCGCCGGATCTTCGTCGCGACGCCGGCGTTGATGCCGGCGTCGACGAGCATCTGGTAGGACACTCGCTTCTCGCGAACGTCGTCGACCGTCACCGACTCCGCCGCGAGCGTGGACGCCGTCGCCGGGCCGACGTACCGGAGCTCGATGAGCTCCTCGTCGGCGCTGTCGTTTCCTGTCACGGCCCTCACCGGGTTGTGCTAAGGTATCACCCCGGGTTCTTGAAACTTTCTTCCCTCGTTCGGGGGACGCGACGGCGTCTGACACCGGTTCGTTGCGTTACCGGTCGTCGGCAACAAATGTTTATCGCGCTCGCGTCACACGTTCACGCATGGTCCGGACACTCGACTCGGTCTCGCGCGTCGGCGTCGTCGGCGCGGGAACGATGGGCAGCGGCATCGCGCAGGTCGCGGCGACCGCGGGCTACGACGTGGTACTGCGAGACGTCGAGCAGGGGTACGTCGACGACGGGTTCGACTCGATCGACGACAGTCTCGGACGGCTGGTCGATCGCGGTGCGCTCGGCGAGAGCGACGCCGACGCGGCGCGCGAGCGCATCGAGGGAACGACCGATCTCGCGGACCTCGCGGACTGCGATCTCGTCGTCGAGGCCGTCGTCGAGGACATGGACGTCAAGCGGGACGTGTTCGACGAGCTGGAGGAGCGGGTCGACGGCGACGTGCTGCTCGGCACGAACACCAGCACGCTCTCGATCACCCGGATCGCCAACGCGACACGCAGCCCCGAGCGGGTCGTCGGCCTTCACTTCATGAATCCCGTCCCGGTGATGGACGGCGTCGAGGTGGTCGTCGGCGAGAAGACGACCGACGACGCCGTCGACCTGGCCCACGCGTTCGCCGAGGACCTGGGCAAGGAGACATGGGAAGCCGACGACAAGCCCGGCTTCGTCACCAACCGCATCCTGATGCCGTGGCTCAACGAGGGGATCCGCGCGTTCGACGAGGGCGTCGCGACGAAGGCCGACATCGACCGCGGGATGAAACTCGGCACGAACGTCCCGATGGGGCCCCTGGAGCTGGCCGACCACATAGGCCTCGACGTCGTGCTCCACGCCTCCGAGACGCTCCACGAGGAGCTGGGCGACCGGTACAAACCCGCCTACCTCCTCCGTCGCAAGGTCGACGCCGGCGATCTCGGGAAGAAGAGCGGTGAGGGGTTTTACGTCTACGACGACGGTTGATTTCGCGGTTACTGCGGACACCGCTGTCCCAGGTATATAAAAAGACCCGCCATTCTCGGGGTCGTAGAATCGCGTTCAGATTTAACCCTCTATTGGTCCCTCCCGGTAACTAGGAGGATTGTCCATATGGACCAAGCATCCCCAATCCTGTTTGCGAGGATACTCGAGGCGATACCGGCCGCCCCGCTCCTGTCGGCGGAGTTCGCGAGCCGGCTCCAGTTCGGCTGGACGATCAGCGTCCACATCCTGTTCGCCTCGCTGTCGATCGGACTGGCTCCGTTCATCGTGTACTTCACCTGGAAGGACGTTCGGACTGACGATCCGCGGTACGCCCGCCTTCGGGAGTTCTGGGTGAAGCTGTTCGGCATCGGGTTCGTCATGGGGACGGTCACCGGCATTCCGATGAGCTTCCAGTTCGGCACGAACTTCCCCGTCTTCGCCGAGGCGGCGGGCGAGATGATCGGCGGGCCGCTTGCGTTCGAGGCCAAGATGGCCTTCTTCCTCGAAGCCGTATTCCTCGGCGTCCTGCTGTTCGGCCGCGAGCGCGTCTCGGATCGCACGTACATCCTCTCGTCGGTGCTGACCGGCGTCGGCGCGTGGCTCTCGGGCTTCTGGATCCTCGTCGTCAACGCCTGGATGCAGACGCCACGGGGCTTCGAGCTCGTCGAGCGCAACGGCATGCAGATCGCCCAGTTGACCGATCCGGTGGCCGCCTTCTTCACGCCGCGGATGCCCTGGATGTACGTCCACATGATCAACGCCTCGGTCATCTCGGTCACGCTGCTGGTGGCCGGCGTCTCGGCGTACTTCGTCTGGCGGAAACGCAACTCGGAGGCGTGGAACACCGCGCTGCGGGCCGCCGTCGTCCTCCTGGTAATCACCGCGCCGCTGCAGGCGGTCCACGGCGACGCCTACGGCCGGCACGTCGCCGACACGCAGGAACAGAAGTTCGCCGCGATGGAGGCCCACTACGACACGGGGCAGGCTGATCTTCATCTCATTGCCATCCCCAAAAGCGCCGACTCGCTGACCGACCCGCGAGCCGACAACCTCTGGACGATCAGCCTCCCGGCGATGGGCTCGTTCCTCGCGAGCGGCGG carries:
- a CDS encoding amphi-Trp domain-containing protein produces the protein MADRTSYTDTVTRDQIADQLRELADAFESSETNVRVGNKTVNLSPPDSINYQIDVVERSSLLRGKNESVEIELGWKPEQRDESTEE
- a CDS encoding ABC transporter ATP-binding protein; protein product: MSPSAIETQNLTRQFDDVLAVDSLDLTVRSGEIYGFLGPNGAGKSTTINMLLDYIRPTDGSATVLGLDAQTDIKEIHQRVGVLPDDVGLYDRLTARKHVEFAIDVKETDDDPDALLERVGLADAADRKAGGFSKGMGQRLRLAMALVGDPELLILDEPTSGLDPNGARELREIVREENERGTTVFFSSHILGQVEAVCDRVGIMNNGRMVVEDTIEGLRDEVGSDTQLTVQVGGDPDGVAGQLRELDAVTSVSVEGSTIRVGLSERGSKTAVLSTIEDAGLTVDDFSTEQASLDDLFASYTSKGVDTGPETAEVDA
- a CDS encoding ABC transporter permease subunit, whose translation is MTKSNVWLDVAKKDFADAARSKMLWALSALMILFVGIAVYAAHAINEDPAIQDALFFMSTPMLLLIPILGLIVGYMSIVGERESGSIRALLALPIVRWEVIVGKFVGRVGVLWIPIVAGFAIGSAIATVLYGTTPGRAYAEMMVFALTVGIVYVAIAVSISASTNSRGKAMALAVGAFALFEYLWSVIPMGVYYVINRELPAFTSVSDFPNWFLVLTRLAPSNAIATFLASIFEFEGAFGGTGVSNDQLAEVPFFLQEWFSGIVVLLWIAVPLAIGYLRFQRATIS
- a CDS encoding class 1 fructose-bisphosphatase, whose amino-acid sequence is MSEQLAPTDADRYDRIVDEVFETVADAAPELRDAICGRRGEADGENPSGDQQLEADRWFDRLLADRLGGIDGVGAYASEEREDPIDCGSGVSLTVDPLDGSSNLVSNNLVGTIVGVYDAALPAAGREMIGAGYVVYGPTITMIQARGETVAEYEIVDGERRPLREGFELPDDPTVFGFGGGDDEWPPAFQRYADDAREELKLRYGGALVGDVNQVLRYGGVFAYPTLQSREEGKLRLQFEANPIAYIARAAGGAASDGDRSILDVPADRLHKRTPLYVGNEKLIRELPDDL
- a CDS encoding aldolase translates to MYPLTDEALARDGKVLILAMDHGLEHGPTDFEAVPETLDPETVFEAATHDAVTAMAVQKGVAETYYPSYEDDVNLLAKLNGTSNLWMGEPYSPQNWSVEYAAEIGADAVGYTVYPGSNREPEMFEEFRDAQESARDHDLPVVMWSYARGQGLKNDTKDEVIAYASRIGLELGADVAKVKYPGSKEGMEWAVDAAGDTKVVMSGGSKVDDYQFLESVEAVIDAGGAGLAVGRNVWQRENPERILDALEKVIFEEQSAEDALSEVES
- a CDS encoding DUF7409 domain-containing protein, producing MTGNDSADEELIELRYVGPATASTLAAESVTVDDVREKRVSYQMLVDAGINAGVATKIRRWHSLPWTFDGEEHHLDRRSKNVRHLQDDEREWVAASSDWREDDAASSGDDEPARTDDDWERDDAAARDETADRDDDEDDRPILTAGDWQPASADADGSGDASASASAAADDPLTEGDWSPSEVGDAAETDGSGSAEARETAWRREARADPVTAVPELDEDVAATLVDASVTSARRLATADPEHVGKVLGLPTETVAEWVEAASNHLDG
- a CDS encoding 3-hydroxyacyl-CoA dehydrogenase family protein; its protein translation is MVRTLDSVSRVGVVGAGTMGSGIAQVAATAGYDVVLRDVEQGYVDDGFDSIDDSLGRLVDRGALGESDADAARERIEGTTDLADLADCDLVVEAVVEDMDVKRDVFDELEERVDGDVLLGTNTSTLSITRIANATRSPERVVGLHFMNPVPVMDGVEVVVGEKTTDDAVDLAHAFAEDLGKETWEADDKPGFVTNRILMPWLNEGIRAFDEGVATKADIDRGMKLGTNVPMGPLELADHIGLDVVLHASETLHEELGDRYKPAYLLRRKVDAGDLGKKSGEGFYVYDDG
- a CDS encoding cytochrome ubiquinol oxidase subunit I produces the protein MDQASPILFARILEAIPAAPLLSAEFASRLQFGWTISVHILFASLSIGLAPFIVYFTWKDVRTDDPRYARLREFWVKLFGIGFVMGTVTGIPMSFQFGTNFPVFAEAAGEMIGGPLAFEAKMAFFLEAVFLGVLLFGRERVSDRTYILSSVLTGVGAWLSGFWILVVNAWMQTPRGFELVERNGMQIAQLTDPVAAFFTPRMPWMYVHMINASVISVTLLVAGVSAYFVWRKRNSEAWNTALRAAVVLLVITAPLQAVHGDAYGRHVADTQEQKFAAMEAHYDTGQADLHLIAIPKSADSLTDPRADNLWTISLPAMGSFLASGGDFSEEVVGLHEYDDNPPVALVFWSFRFMVGLGFLFIGLALWGGNLLRKGRLRESDRYLRSMILATPLGFAALLTGWYVTEIGRQPWVIQGVLKTNDAVSTTLTGAEATATLVAFVALYVVLLAAFGFAFKWLIEGELVRMGVREESDPDRPQLPLVSSDD